Genomic DNA from Bacteroidota bacterium:
CTTTTTCCCAGGGGACAAGATGTATATTGCCATATTTGTTTGAAATCTGGATTTCGGTTTCCGGGCCTGCATAAAACGATCTCACCTCCTTGCTGCTCTTCTCATAAGTCTGTGAAAAGACCATAGTGGTGGCCAGCAGAAATGCCGGTATTAGAATAAATGGCCTGTTTTTATATTTCCTTGATTTCATTGGTATTTATATTTTCTGTTGTTTTTGATTTCTGCAGCTGATTAAGAATGTCCTCAAGTATTTCAAGTTTTATCCTGTAATTCTGTATCATGGCTTCGATGATCCCCTGATTGTCGATATTGTCCTTCAGGTCTCTTTTTAGCTGGGTGAAGATGCTGTCGAGCTGGGTAAACTCCACATTTATTTCCTGTTTTATTTCAGGTCTGGAATCCGCAAATCTGAAGACTTCCTCTTTTTTCGAATTGATCTGTGAAGTATAAAAGGCTTCAGCTTCTTTGAAGGTTTTAGTCATCTCATTTCCTTTAGGTGTAACCTCCACCTGTTCTTTCATGGATCCATTTGATTTCTGGTGATTACCGATAAAGTCGTGGAAGAAATAGGAGGCGATGAAGATGAGAAGAACGGCAGCGGCACGCAGTGATATACGTTTCCAGTTTATCGAACGAATCAGTGGTTTGCGATGCTGTCTGCCAACCCTTTCCCATAGTTTTGGATTGGGTGTCATGTCATCGAATTCTTCCCTGTGATTGATGATAAATTTCTCCAGTTTATCAGTTTTCATGGATCATTGTGTTTAAGACCTCTTTTACTCTTAGCCTGGCTCGCATATATTGCGATTTGGATGTGGATTCAGTGATGTTCAGTATCTGGGCTATCTCGGTATGGTCATAACCTTCCAGCAGATAAAGTGAGAAGATCATCCGGCTTCCATCCGGCAAATGTTCCATGGCTTTTTTTACTTTATCTACCGTCAGCCCTGATTCATCCACTTCAGGTTCTTCAGTTTCAGTATCAAATGGCCCCAGGTCATCAAAGAAGCTCAGTTCGGTTTTCTTTCGTTTTATTTCATTAATACATCTGTTTACCACGATTTGTCTTATCCACGCTCCAAATGTTGATTCATATCTGAATGATGTCAGTTTATCAAAAGCTTCAGTAAAGGATTCCTGTAACATATCTTCGGCTTCTTCACGATTTCGCATCATCCGGAAGCACACATTAAACATCGCTCTGGCATATAGCTGGTAAAGCCTGTACTGTGCTTTACGATTTCCCAGCTTGCTTTCTTCAATTATTTCCCGATATTGTTCCACTTGTTGGTCAACCGGTTTTTTATTTAATGGATCCACAGCTAAGGACAATGATTTTTTTGGAGGGTTGCAAAATGGTAAAAATTTTATCGAAGATAATATTTTTCAGGGATTAGCTTTTAGATGTCCCATGACTTAAGTCATGGGTGATTTGGGGGATTTAAAAATAATATTATCTTTGAATTTCTATTCAGTTATCTGTTTGCCATTAATTTCATTTGCACTAATTTCGGCAAATCAAAATAAAGTTCTATGGAGCTACCCTTTGCAGAGTCCTATAAAATAAAGATGGTGGAGGTTATCCGCCGGAGCAGTCTGAAGGAACGTGAACACTGGATTAAGGAAGCCAAATTCAATTTGTTTAACCTGCGCAGCGACCAGGTATTCATCGACCTGTTAACAGATTCGGGTGTTGGCGCCATGAGTGACAAACAATGGTCAGAACTAATGGTTGGTGACGAAAGCTATGCAGGTGCAACATCGTATTATAAGATGAAACAGGCTATCAGGGATATCTTCGGATTTGATTATTTTCTTCCAACACATCAGGGCCGTGCAGCTGAAAATGTCTTATTCTCGGTGCTGATGAAA
This window encodes:
- a CDS encoding RNA polymerase sigma factor; translated protein: MDPLNKKPVDQQVEQYREIIEESKLGNRKAQYRLYQLYARAMFNVCFRMMRNREEAEDMLQESFTEAFDKLTSFRYESTFGAWIRQIVVNRCINEIKRKKTELSFFDDLGPFDTETEEPEVDESGLTVDKVKKAMEHLPDGSRMIFSLYLLEGYDHTEIAQILNITESTSKSQYMRARLRVKEVLNTMIHEN